AATCGGACCGGGCCGGGTTCAGCCAGGCGATCTCGGCGATCCGGGCCCGTATCTCGTCTTCCGAGCCAAGGCCGTAGCGGGCCCAGCCAAGCGCATCGCGCCGGGTGGCGCCTGCTTCGGCATCGCGGCCGAGCATGTCGAGCGCCTCGGCCTTCATCAGAAGCATGGAGGCCAGGAGCGCCGCGTTCTCGCCGCTGCGAGCATCGGCGAGATGGCCGTCGATCAGGGCGATGGCTCTTTGAGGTCGGTCGCCCGACAAGGCGAAGGCGGCGATATGCATGGCGACATGGGCCGATTGCACCCGCGTCACCGGATTGGCGGCATAGATCTTTCCGGCTTCGAGGAAGGCCGCGAGCGAGGCCTCGCTTGCATTCCGGTTGAGCGACAGGCGACCGAAGGCGAACAGACTGAAGGCCAGCCGGGTGTCGCGCCAGCCCTGGTTGCGGGCGATCTCGATTGCGGTGCGGGCCGCCGTCACCCGGCGCGAGGAAGATGTCCGGGGCCCGAGCGCGGTCTCGATGGCGTCGATCCAGGCCCGCGGCGTGGGCGGGAGCGGCCCGGAGACGCCGATTCGTCCGCCGCGCGGATTGAGCCGTGCGAGAAGTCCGGGCAGCACCCGCTCGGCCTCCTGCCGGGTGGTGCCGTTCCCGAGTTCGGGCGCGTAATAGGCGCGCAGGATCAGCATGTCGAAGCCGGTCAGGACGGTGTGGAAATTGTCGTCGTTGAAGACCGAGTCGGGCAGCCGGTAAAGATCGTTCAGCGGGCCGATGGCCTGTGCGAGTTCCTCATGCAGGCAGTCGCGCACTTCCTGCGGGCTGACATCGCCGGGAATGAATATCGCCACCCGCTCGCGGCGGGCCAGCGTCGTCCAGTCGACCTCGTCCGAGCGGCGGCCGCGGCGGTACTCGTTCCAGGACGAGATGCGCGGCACGACGAAACAGGCGGCCTGCGGTACCAGTCGCTGAAGCTTCGCCCGGGGAAGGAACTCGATGGTGACCTTGGCCCCGGCATCGGCTGCAACGCGGCGGATATCGATCCCGGCCTCGCGGCGGAGCCGCGCCAGAAGTGCTGCGAGATCGGGCTCGGCCGCCGGTGGCACCGGGCCTGCGACGCGCAGGGTGATCGGTTCCTCGAACCGGGTCATGTAGGGCAGGGGGCGCCCGCTTTCCATCCGGAAGGCGAGATCGAGGAAGTCCCGGGCGATGGTGGCGTTCGAGCGCCAGGGCGGTGTCACGCGGTGGCTGGCGAAGGTTTTCATCGGCGGTAGGTCGGTCGGGACCGGTGGATGGCGGGCGGCCAGATCCGGCCCCGTGGCGGTGCACCCCGCAAGCGCGAGGGCCAGGACGAAGCCGCCTATCCGTGACCCGTGTCGCGACATCGCCGTCCGGGCGGGCCCGGGGCCGCCTCGGCGGGGGGCGTCAGCCGCGGACATATTTCACGAAGGCTGTGGACTGGCCGATGCGGTCGTAAAGCTGTCGTGCGGTGTCGTTGAATTCCTGGGTCAGCCAGTAGACCGAGGGCGTGCCGCGGGAATCGGCCACGGCATAGACCG
The genomic region above belongs to Rhodovulum sulfidophilum DSM 1374 and contains:
- a CDS encoding DUF2927 domain-containing protein; this encodes MSRHGSRIGGFVLALALAGCTATGPDLAARHPPVPTDLPPMKTFASHRVTPPWRSNATIARDFLDLAFRMESGRPLPYMTRFEEPITLRVAGPVPPAAEPDLAALLARLRREAGIDIRRVAADAGAKVTIEFLPRAKLQRLVPQAACFVVPRISSWNEYRRGRRSDEVDWTTLARRERVAIFIPGDVSPQEVRDCLHEELAQAIGPLNDLYRLPDSVFNDDNFHTVLTGFDMLILRAYYAPELGNGTTRQEAERVLPGLLARLNPRGGRIGVSGPLPPTPRAWIDAIETALGPRTSSSRRVTAARTAIEIARNQGWRDTRLAFSLFAFGRLSLNRNASEASLAAFLEAGKIYAANPVTRVQSAHVAMHIAAFALSGDRPQRAIALIDGHLADARSGENAALLASMLLMKAEALDMLGRDAEAGATRRDALGWARYGLGSEDEIRARIAEIAWLNPARSD